A stretch of Myxococcus hansupus DNA encodes these proteins:
- a CDS encoding IS3 family transposase (programmed frameshift) has protein sequence MSATDEKQRKPRRPRREFTAEFKAGAVRLVLEEGKTIPQAARDLDLTESALRLWVEQTKTDRGGGRPGALTTVEREELSRLRKENRELRMEREIPKKRGGLLREGDEVKFSFIHAKKALFPVAVLCRHLGVSRSGYYAWAARPECERKQRDRALHLEVAAVHQESRGTYGAPRVHAELKARGQRVARKRVARLMRQAGLRGRARRRFVRTTDSAHHHPVAPNTLERNFQPGQLHRTWVGDITYVWTDEGWLYLAVLLDLFSRKVVGWAMGERIDRGLVLRALDMALLSRPAPQLHHSDRGSQYASEDYRRLLEEHGIGCSMSRKGNCWDNAVAESFFSTLKLELVYVTRFKTREAAKQSLFEYIEVFYNRKRRHSALGYVCPAEYERMAETKRLAA, from the exons ATGTCCGCGACTGACGAGAAGCAGAGGAAGCCCCGTAGGCCACGCCGGGAGTTCACGGCGGAGTTCAAGGCCGGGGCGGTGAGGCTGGTGCTGGAGGAGGGGAAAACGATTCCCCAGGCCGCCCGAGACTTGGACCTGACGGAGTCAGCGCTGCGGCTGTGGGTCGAGCAGACGAAGACGGACCGGGGCGGGGGCAGGCCTGGAGCGCTGACGACGGTGGAGCGCGAGGAACTCTCTCGGCTGCGCAAGGAGAACCGGGAGCTGCGGATGGAGCGGGAGATAC CTAAAAAACGCGGCGGCCTTCTTCGCGAAGGAGATGAAGTGAAGTTCTCCTTCATCCACGCGAAGAAGGCCCTCTTTCCCGTCGCTGTCCTCTGTCGTCACCTGGGCGTCTCACGCAGTGGCTACTACGCCTGGGCGGCGCGGCCCGAGTGCGAGCGGAAGCAACGCGACCGGGCGCTTCATCTCGAAGTGGCAGCCGTCCACCAGGAGAGCCGGGGCACGTACGGCGCTCCGCGGGTGCATGCGGAACTCAAAGCGAGAGGCCAGCGGGTGGCGCGGAAGCGAGTGGCTCGCCTGATGCGCCAGGCGGGCCTGCGTGGCCGTGCACGGCGTCGCTTCGTACGGACCACCGACTCGGCCCACCACCACCCCGTGGCGCCGAACACCCTGGAGAGGAACTTCCAACCCGGTCAGCTCCACCGTACGTGGGTGGGTGACATCACCTATGTCTGGACCGACGAGGGCTGGCTGTACCTGGCGGTGCTGCTGGACCTCTTCAGCCGCAAGGTGGTGGGCTGGGCGATGGGCGAGAGAATCGACCGCGGCCTGGTGCTGCGCGCACTCGACATGGCGTTGCTCAGCCGTCCCGCCCCGCAACTTCACCACTCGGATAGGGGCAGCCAATACGCAAGCGAGGACTACCGCCGGCTGCTGGAGGAGCACGGCATCGGATGCAGCATGTCGCGCAAGGGTAACTGCTGGGACAACGCCGTGGCGGAAAGCTTCTTCTCCACCCTGAAGTTGGAGCTCGTCTACGTCACCCGCTTCAAGACGCGTGAGGCGGCGAAGCAGTCGCTGTTCGAGTACATTGAGGTGTTCTACAACCGGAAGCGGCGCCACTCAGCCCTGGGCTACGTCTGCCCTGCGGAGTACGAGCGGATGGCCGAAACCAAGAGGCTGGCAGCATAG